The genomic window GCCGTCAAGATGGTGCCCGAAGTGTGCCGCATTTTCTGCGCCACGGCCAATCCCACCCAGGTGCTGATCGCCGAAACGGAGCTCGGTCGAGGCGTTATAGGGGTTGTGGACGGGTTCGCGCCCAAGGGGATCGAGGGTGAGGAAGACGTCAAGTGGCGCAAGGATTTCCTGCGCATGATCGGATACAAGCTGTGATGCCGATTCGTGTTCGAGACCGCGGAACGAGGGATCGGGGGAAGGCGGGGCGGTACGCATGACAACGTTGCCTCTGCGGCCCGCGCGATTGCAAATGGAGGCCATGTGTCCTGCCTCCCGGTGTTTCCGGCCTGAACGCAACCGCCCATGATGCGCGTTTCACCGGCAAGGCCTCGAAAACGTTCATTCTCCGGGTGATGGTCATGTCTCGGGCGACACCGGCAATCCCGGTATGACGGGAGGACGCTCGCCGGAAACCGTCAGCCCCTTCCTCCCCGGGCATTTGCCCGAAACCGGCAACCGGCGGCTTCGCATCCCGGAGGTTAGAAAGATCGGTTCGGCGCGGCGTTGCATGGCGTGCAAGCAAGATTAATTTTGGCCTCACCCATGGAAGTTGTTCATTTTCTTATTGAAGTTTTGAATTCCCTCTGTATATGTGTATCAACCCCCTCAGCGGCGCGCCCGAAGGCTTTTCCGACTCCCGCAAGCGCGGGAGTTGCCCCGTTTACAAATAGCGAAAACATTCCGGCCTTCGGATTCATGCTATGATTATTGACAACCGATTGAGTAATTGAAACGCAGAGGGTTACAAAACGGGGTGGAACATGGGTTCTGGCGCGGTGCTCCTGAACAAGGTTCTTGAAAGAAGGCTTCGAAGGGCGGACATCAGGCTTATTCTCGACACATTGTGCCGTGATGACCAGGATACTTTCCTCGATGAATTGTCGGACGTTCTCAGAAAGCTGATTACCCTCACCGAGGTGTCGACCCGGCTGAGCGAATCTCTTTCCCTGGACGTCCTGCTCTCCCGTCTGATCGAGATCACGACAGAATCCCTGGAAGCCTACCGGGGAACCGTTTTCCTACATGACAAAGACACCAACGAGCTGTACTCGCGCGCGGCCCTGGGCAATCTCATCCAGGAGATTCGCATTCCGATCCATCAGGGCATCGTCGGGAACGTCTTTGTCACGGGACAGCCGGTCAACATCGACGACGCCTACGCCGATGCGCGTTTCAACCCCGAGATGGACAAGAAGACCGGGTACAAGACGCGAAACGTGCTTGCGGTGCCCATCAAGACCAAAGACCGCCAGATTGTCGGTGTGATTCAGCTCCTCAACAAGAAATCGGGGAGCTTTTCCGAAAACGACCTGTTGATGCTCGAGGCCATCGGCGGCCAGGCCGCCGCCGCCCTTCAGAACGCGCAGACGTATGAAATAGTGTCCCGCACCCGGCACGAAGAATCCATGCTGTTTCAACAGGTGGGAAAGGAGAGGCGCGAAGAGGCTCAGTTCTTCAAGTTCACCAGGGAGATTTTTTTTGAGCTCCGCATGGAATCCCTCTTCAAGAAGATCACCGAAACCACCGCGACCCTCCTCGCGGCGGAAAGGAGCGTCCTCTACCTCCACGACGACAAGGCCAACGAACTCTGGTCCATGACAACCCACGAATCCCAGACCGTGAGAGTGAGATTTCCAAGCCACCTGGGGATTGCCGGAAGCGCTCTGATAACCGGCGAGATCGTGAATATCCCCGACACGGCAAAGCTGCCTTCTTCCATCTTCCCGGTGGACATCGAACCCGGCTTCCCCGCCCACTCCGTGCTCTGTGCGCCCATCAAGACGTCACAGGGAAAGGTTGTCGGCGTGATCCAGGTGAGAAACAAGAAAGGCGGCCCATTTGACCGGGCCGACGAAAGCCGGCTCGAAATCTTTGCCGGGTACGCCTCCATTGCTATCAGGAATGCCGAGCTCTTCGAGGCGACACTCAAGTCCGCGAACTATTTCGAGTCGATCTTCAGGACCCTTCCCAATGGTCTATTGCTCATGAACGCCAACCGGACCATCGAGGACTGCAACGACGCCGCCTCGGAGATACTCGACCTTCCGAAGGACCGGATCGTCGGCAGCCAGGTTGGGGACATCTTCCTGGGAGACAGCAAGTGCGTGACGAACGCCGTCGAACGCGTCGTGCAGTCGGCCAAACCCGAAGTGGGGATGTACGCGAGGCTCAATCTGCTCGAGGGCAGGGTTGTCACGTTGAACCTCAGCGTGCTGCCGATCCTTGCGGATCATGATCGTATCGCAGGGGCCATCCTCGCTCTCGACCCTCTCGTCACCAGAGGAACCTACCGGACGCTCCAGGGCTATCGGAACCAGAATCCCCCGGCCTACATTCCCATCAACAGCGTTATTTCCACCGGCAGTTAGCGCCCTGAGCCGCCGATGCGGCACAAAATCACGGATCTTCCTGCCCGGGACACTGGCATCTCTTGACGGAGCGGTTATCATATAAGTGGAAAGAAAACTCTT from Syntrophobacter fumaroxidans MPOB includes these protein-coding regions:
- a CDS encoding GAF domain-containing protein, whose product is MGSGAVLLNKVLERRLRRADIRLILDTLCRDDQDTFLDELSDVLRKLITLTEVSTRLSESLSLDVLLSRLIEITTESLEAYRGTVFLHDKDTNELYSRAALGNLIQEIRIPIHQGIVGNVFVTGQPVNIDDAYADARFNPEMDKKTGYKTRNVLAVPIKTKDRQIVGVIQLLNKKSGSFSENDLLMLEAIGGQAAAALQNAQTYEIVSRTRHEESMLFQQVGKERREEAQFFKFTREIFFELRMESLFKKITETTATLLAAERSVLYLHDDKANELWSMTTHESQTVRVRFPSHLGIAGSALITGEIVNIPDTAKLPSSIFPVDIEPGFPAHSVLCAPIKTSQGKVVGVIQVRNKKGGPFDRADESRLEIFAGYASIAIRNAELFEATLKSANYFESIFRTLPNGLLLMNANRTIEDCNDAASEILDLPKDRIVGSQVGDIFLGDSKCVTNAVERVVQSAKPEVGMYARLNLLEGRVVTLNLSVLPILADHDRIAGAILALDPLVTRGTYRTLQGYRNQNPPAYIPINSVISTGS